Proteins encoded within one genomic window of Gimesia chilikensis:
- a CDS encoding AAA family ATPase, which produces MATAQQIKALIKSYGDADNEKFVSVALQIAAHEARSGKSKLGSELKELVDEIRGKQREAKITGTLPIARPSGELATLLAATYPKTHLTDMVLSEDQMKLLQQVVIEYRQHSKLREHGLTAKRKLLLVGPPGVGKTMTSWALAGSLKLPLFTVQFHSLLTKYMGETAAKLFAIFESMHQTPGVYLFDEFDAIGAMRSGNNDVGEIRRVLNSFLQFLEQDDSDSLIIAATNLDGILDEALFRRFDDIIKYRLPCLQEIDQLIANRLAAFNLNAQDRKLVAKTAEGLSHAEICRACDEAAKEAVLDNRRSIRTDKLIEEIEARLNRRSF; this is translated from the coding sequence GTGGCAACTGCTCAACAAATCAAAGCATTAATTAAGAGCTACGGGGATGCTGACAATGAAAAATTCGTGTCGGTTGCCTTACAAATTGCTGCCCATGAAGCACGGAGTGGTAAAAGCAAACTAGGGTCTGAATTAAAAGAACTCGTTGATGAAATTAGAGGTAAACAACGAGAAGCAAAAATTACCGGCACCTTACCGATAGCACGTCCAAGTGGTGAATTAGCCACACTTTTAGCTGCGACTTATCCTAAAACACATCTTACTGATATGGTGTTATCAGAAGATCAAATGAAACTTCTTCAACAAGTAGTTATTGAGTATCGCCAGCATTCAAAATTAAGGGAACATGGACTTACTGCAAAAAGAAAGCTACTACTTGTAGGCCCCCCTGGTGTTGGAAAAACAATGACATCATGGGCTCTTGCTGGCAGTCTAAAACTACCGCTTTTCACTGTCCAGTTTCATTCGCTCCTTACAAAGTACATGGGAGAAACTGCGGCCAAACTCTTCGCTATTTTTGAATCAATGCATCAAACACCAGGTGTTTATCTATTTGACGAATTTGATGCCATTGGGGCTATGCGTTCTGGAAACAATGATGTGGGAGAAATTCGACGTGTTCTAAATTCGTTTCTTCAGTTTCTAGAACAAGATGATTCAGATAGTTTGATCATCGCCGCTACGAACTTAGATGGTATCCTCGATGAGGCTTTATTCAGGCGATTTGATGATATCATAAAATATCGTCTTCCATGCCTCCAAGAAATAGACCAACTAATTGCAAACCGGCTTGCAGCGTTTAATCTTAATGCACAAGATCGCAAACTTGTTGCAAAGACTGCCGAAGGATTAAGCCATGCTGAAATATGTCGAGCTTGTGATGAAGCAGCAAAGGAAGCAGTTTTAGATAACAGACGCTCAATCCGAACTGATAAACTTATTGAAGAAATTGAGGCACGCCTAAATAGAAGAAGTTTTTAA